From Elusimicrobiaceae bacterium, the proteins below share one genomic window:
- a CDS encoding O-antigen ligase family protein, with protein sequence MDSSVIEARCDSTVFLGLCLFALTVNLSVSLCEAGIVTALLALLFKHLHFKKYPAPVEPARTGALAWSFFFGAAVLSAALAADGKAAFGYMPSDLLKCAGFFVFLFALRADRLRQLAWLYLAGSCTAAVYALYQVFAQGQARGHATVHPVTFGELTAIALTLAVCLRISSAGRKGQIAYTIVSGALMLALLSSMSRGAFMGLAVSMAVLFALAKTRRGTVAKTCALLLAVTAGYMLARPATLARFINPVRKAETAARPAPEAPTADTGTNSRLALWRTGLLIWRDNPVAGIGQNNTAREFDRYHPAPIEGQHGWSNVHSLYLQHMVERGTLGLLALLGLLAALWEISLSALAKTVTPFTLWAAAMLPGFYVMNITETSFQHAVVAFAVLFAVGCAAASARD encoded by the coding sequence ATGGACAGTTCCGTTATCGAAGCCCGTTGCGACAGCACGGTATTTCTGGGCCTGTGCCTTTTCGCGCTTACGGTAAACCTGTCCGTGTCGCTGTGCGAAGCGGGAATTGTGACAGCCCTGCTTGCCCTGCTTTTCAAGCATCTTCACTTCAAAAAGTATCCCGCACCGGTCGAACCGGCAAGAACCGGCGCGCTGGCGTGGTCGTTTTTTTTTGGCGCGGCGGTTTTGAGCGCGGCTCTGGCTGCGGACGGAAAAGCGGCTTTCGGTTACATGCCGTCTGATCTGCTCAAATGCGCGGGTTTTTTCGTTTTTCTTTTCGCGTTGCGGGCGGACAGGCTGAGACAGCTCGCCTGGCTTTATCTCGCCGGTTCCTGCACGGCGGCGGTTTACGCGCTGTATCAGGTGTTTGCTCAAGGGCAGGCCAGAGGGCACGCCACCGTTCACCCGGTCACATTCGGCGAGCTGACCGCGATTGCGCTTACGCTGGCGGTATGCCTGCGCATCTCGTCCGCCGGACGCAAAGGACAGATCGCATACACAATAGTGTCCGGCGCGCTGATGCTGGCGTTGCTGTCCTCGATGTCGCGCGGCGCGTTTATGGGGCTTGCCGTAAGCATGGCCGTACTTTTCGCGCTTGCAAAAACCCGACGCGGCACGGTGGCAAAAACCTGCGCGCTGTTATTAGCTGTCACCGCGGGCTACATGCTGGCGCGGCCCGCCACGCTTGCCCGCTTCATCAATCCTGTGCGCAAAGCGGAAACCGCCGCCAGGCCAGCGCCGGAAGCGCCCACCGCCGACACCGGCACCAACAGCCGCCTTGCGCTGTGGCGCACGGGCCTTTTGATCTGGCGCGACAATCCGGTTGCCGGGATCGGACAGAACAACACCGCCCGGGAATTTGACCGCTACCACCCCGCCCCCATTGAAGGCCAGCACGGCTGGAGCAATGTGCACAGCCTGTATTTGCAGCACATGGTGGAACGCGGCACGCTGGGCCTGCTGGCGCTGCTGGGGCTGCTGGCGGCCTTGTGGGAGATTTCGCTGTCCGCGCTGGCAAAAACGGTTACTCCCTTCACCCTGTGGGCGGCCGCCATGCTGCCGGGGTTTTATGTGATGAACATAACCGAAACCTCGTTTCAGCATGCGGTGGTGGCGTTTGCCGTTCTTTTTGCCGTCGGCTGCGCGGCGGCCTCGGCGCGCGACTGA
- a CDS encoding sugar transferase, whose amino-acid sequence MRTLAEKTAPASRSPGKLFAWSAVFFEKLWLPLAGMALDIILISAAFYYAYSLRFHFGPLVALLPPPAMQPFSVISSNFYAIIPVWLMVFYYSAKLYSDFAVKPEDVFVRALHGCLLSVIFSFALTFMLKSFAQSRLVYAMTLPIATLLVFAGNMTVRLIRKFALKHFGSSRTVLIVGGGKSAETALAVLKRMEFPDCLTAGHLTRTELLDLTRERGVNSVILANASFDKNDLLAIADQFELLGVELFIVPSMVETRLGEVQLNHAFGMPVIQIYHTSFFGTTYYTKRFTDLLFCALVAICGFIPFVLVALLIRLGSRGPVFYKQKRVGRNGRIFNIYKFRTMVADADLKLDQLSHLNERAGQVFKIKNDPRVTRVGKWLRRLSIDEFPQFINVLRGEMSIIGPRPPTVGEYEQYSETAKQRLRVLPGITGLWQVSGRADLDFDEMLVLDFYYIEHWSLGMDLMIMLRTPFAMISSRGAY is encoded by the coding sequence ATGCGCACGCTCGCAGAAAAAACCGCTCCCGCTTCCCGCAGCCCCGGCAAACTGTTTGCCTGGTCGGCTGTTTTTTTTGAAAAGCTGTGGCTCCCGCTTGCCGGCATGGCGCTCGATATTATTCTTATCTCCGCCGCGTTTTATTACGCGTACAGCCTGCGCTTTCACTTCGGGCCGCTTGTGGCGCTGCTGCCGCCGCCGGCCATGCAGCCGTTTTCCGTGATATCCTCGAATTTCTACGCCATCATTCCGGTATGGCTGATGGTTTTTTATTACTCAGCGAAACTGTATTCGGATTTTGCGGTCAAACCGGAAGACGTTTTCGTGCGCGCCCTGCACGGCTGCCTGTTAAGCGTGATATTTTCATTCGCGCTCACTTTCATGCTCAAAAGCTTTGCGCAGTCCCGGCTGGTGTACGCGATGACTCTGCCGATCGCCACGCTGCTTGTTTTCGCAGGAAACATGACGGTGCGGCTGATCCGCAAATTCGCGCTCAAGCACTTCGGCTCCTCCCGAACCGTGTTGATAGTAGGCGGAGGAAAATCGGCTGAAACCGCGCTTGCGGTGCTGAAACGGATGGAGTTTCCCGACTGCCTCACTGCCGGGCATCTCACCAGAACCGAACTGCTGGACCTCACGCGCGAACGCGGCGTCAACAGCGTTATTCTGGCGAACGCCTCGTTCGATAAAAACGACCTGCTTGCCATCGCCGACCAGTTCGAGCTTCTGGGCGTTGAGCTTTTCATCGTGCCGAGCATGGTCGAAACACGGCTTGGCGAAGTGCAGTTAAACCACGCGTTCGGTATGCCGGTAATCCAGATTTATCATACTTCTTTTTTTGGAACGACCTACTACACCAAACGGTTTACCGATCTCCTGTTCTGCGCGCTGGTGGCGATATGCGGATTCATTCCGTTTGTACTGGTGGCGCTGCTTATCAGGCTGGGCAGCCGCGGGCCCGTCTTTTACAAACAGAAGCGGGTCGGGCGCAACGGGCGCATTTTCAACATCTATAAATTCCGCACAATGGTAGCCGACGCTGACCTGAAACTAGACCAGCTGTCCCACTTAAACGAGCGTGCCGGGCAGGTTTTCAAAATTAAAAACGATCCGCGCGTGACGCGCGTGGGCAAATGGCTGCGCCGCCTGAGCATTGACGAGTTCCCTCAATTCATCAACGTACTGCGCGGGGAGATGAGCATTATTGGGCCCCGGCCGCCTACAGTCGGCGAATATGAACAGTATTCCGAAACCGCGAAACAGCGCCTGCGAGTATTGCCGGGCATAACGGGGCTGTGGCAGGTGAGCGGCCGGGCGGATCTGGACTTTGACGAAATGCTGGTTCTGGACTTCTATTATATTGAACACTGGAGCCTCGGCATGGATCTGATGATAATGCTCCGCACCCCGTTCGCCATGATTTCCAGCCGGGGAGCTTACTAG